One part of the Streptomyces sp. AM 2-1-1 genome encodes these proteins:
- a CDS encoding DMT family transporter, whose amino-acid sequence MSSLVLSVLLSLVSAVAYAAGAIVQERVASGGDGRSYAPLRNAAWWAAVGLNAVGALLHVVALAYGPLSLVQPLGALTIVFVLPMAALFVGRRTGRTAWRGAVMATVGLAGLLALTGSAESHALGRADQLLLAAATSGAVAALFLAGQGLGAQRPMMRGVVLATGAGVSFGMASVFTKTVAVEWTSGALREGLPSLLVIAVFAAAGLLLSQAAYHGAGLTAPLATVTVVNPVVAAVVGLTLFGEHFRFGLLGTLLAVGSGALAAAGLVLLTTQRLASERQDGRPTDGTAAAAPRPRSDGPRKGTRGPSVLPDPADGSGPPSGPGTAERTWDERPHPSVGGRTAPGAALRP is encoded by the coding sequence ATGAGTTCCCTCGTGCTTTCGGTACTGCTGTCCCTGGTCTCCGCGGTCGCCTACGCGGCCGGGGCGATCGTGCAGGAGCGGGTGGCCTCCGGCGGGGACGGGCGCTCGTACGCGCCCCTGCGCAACGCCGCCTGGTGGGCGGCGGTGGGGCTCAACGCGGTCGGGGCGCTGCTGCACGTGGTCGCGCTCGCCTACGGCCCGCTCAGCCTCGTCCAGCCGCTCGGGGCGCTGACGATCGTCTTCGTGCTGCCGATGGCCGCGCTCTTCGTCGGGCGCAGGACCGGGCGCACGGCGTGGCGCGGCGCCGTCATGGCGACGGTGGGGCTGGCCGGTCTGCTGGCGCTCACCGGGAGCGCCGAGTCGCACGCCCTGGGCCGTGCGGACCAGCTGCTTCTGGCGGCCGCGACCTCCGGTGCGGTGGCCGCGCTGTTCCTGGCGGGCCAGGGTCTGGGTGCCCAGCGGCCCATGATGCGCGGTGTGGTGCTGGCGACCGGCGCGGGGGTGTCGTTCGGGATGGCCTCGGTGTTCACCAAGACGGTGGCGGTCGAGTGGACGTCCGGCGCGCTGCGGGAAGGTCTGCCGTCGCTGTTGGTGATAGCGGTGTTCGCCGCCGCGGGTCTGCTGCTCTCCCAGGCGGCGTATCACGGTGCGGGGCTGACCGCGCCCCTCGCCACCGTGACGGTGGTGAACCCGGTGGTCGCCGCGGTGGTCGGTCTCACCCTCTTCGGGGAGCACTTCCGCTTCGGACTGCTGGGCACACTGCTGGCGGTGGGGAGCGGTGCGCTGGCCGCGGCCGGGCTGGTGCTGCTGACGACGCAGCGGCTGGCGTCCGAGCGTCAGGACGGCAGGCCCACCGACGGGACGGCGGCCGCCGCCCCGCGACCCCGGTCCGACGGGCCGCGGAAGGGGACGCGGGGCCCGTCGGTACTGCCGGATCCCGCGGACGGGTCCGGGCCGCCGTCCGGCCCGGGTACGGCGGAGCGGACGTGGGACGAGCGCCCGCACCCCTCCGTGGGGGGCCGGACGGCTCCGGGAGCAGCTCTCAGACCGTGA
- the glgA gene encoding glycogen synthase has product MRVGLLTREYPPGVYGGAGVHVEFLARELRPLVDLAVHAWGEPDGREEDVHWHRPALPADANDALRAFSVDLSMAAALGDRDLVHSHTWYTNLAGHLAKLQHGIPHVVTCHSLEPLRPWKAEQLGGGYALSGWAERTALASADAVVAVSHGMRADILACYPELDAARVRVIHNGIDTRLYAPDPGTDVLRRFGIDPDRPYVLFVGRITRQKGVPHLLRAARLLDPGTQLVLCAGAPDTPELAEEFRLAHEELSAGRKGVHWIPQMLDRPDVVQLLTHAAVFVCPSVYEPLGIVNLEAMACGTPVVASAVGGIPEVVDDGHTGVLVPYDEREPERFELRLAEALNQVVGDPATARKQGAAGRRRAVEEFGWDRVAGRTAELYRELRTTSG; this is encoded by the coding sequence ATGAGGGTCGGACTGCTCACCCGCGAATATCCCCCCGGCGTGTACGGCGGCGCCGGTGTCCATGTGGAGTTCCTGGCGCGCGAACTTCGGCCACTGGTCGATCTCGCCGTGCACGCCTGGGGCGAGCCCGACGGCCGGGAGGAGGACGTGCACTGGCACCGGCCCGCGCTCCCGGCGGACGCCAACGACGCGTTGCGGGCGTTCTCGGTCGACCTGTCGATGGCCGCCGCCCTCGGCGACCGGGACCTGGTCCACTCGCACACCTGGTACACCAATCTCGCCGGCCATCTCGCCAAGCTCCAGCACGGCATCCCGCACGTGGTCACCTGCCACTCCCTGGAACCCCTGCGCCCGTGGAAGGCCGAACAACTGGGCGGCGGATACGCCCTCTCGGGATGGGCCGAGCGCACCGCCCTCGCTTCCGCGGACGCGGTCGTCGCGGTGTCGCACGGCATGCGCGCCGACATCCTGGCCTGCTACCCGGAACTCGACGCGGCCCGGGTGCGGGTCATCCACAACGGCATCGACACCCGCCTCTACGCCCCCGACCCCGGCACGGACGTCCTGCGCCGGTTCGGCATCGATCCTGACCGGCCCTACGTCCTGTTCGTCGGACGCATCACCCGCCAGAAGGGCGTCCCGCACCTGCTGCGCGCCGCACGGCTGCTGGATCCCGGCACCCAGCTGGTGCTCTGCGCCGGAGCGCCCGACACCCCCGAACTCGCCGAGGAGTTCCGTCTCGCCCACGAGGAGTTGAGCGCCGGCCGCAAGGGCGTGCACTGGATCCCGCAGATGCTCGACCGGCCCGACGTCGTCCAACTCCTGACCCACGCGGCCGTGTTCGTCTGCCCGTCGGTGTACGAGCCGCTCGGCATCGTCAATTTGGAAGCGATGGCGTGCGGCACCCCCGTGGTCGCCTCCGCGGTAGGCGGTATCCCCGAAGTGGTGGACGACGGGCATACGGGGGTACTCGTCCCCTACGACGAGAGGGAACCGGAGCGGTTCGAACTCCGGCTCGCCGAGGCGCTGAACCAGGTCGTCGGCGATCCGGCGACCGCCCGGAAGCAGGGTGCGGCCGGACGGCGGCGTGCC